Proteins found in one Tissierellales bacterium genomic segment:
- the ord gene encoding 2,4-diaminopentanoate dehydrogenase, with product MKKENVKVIIWGFGAMGAGMAETLLKKKGVEIVGAIDIEPKLGNSIYDYIDMERGDNKDIIIKSSEEVIKEGEADIVIVATDSFTRKAFDKIKYCLERKINVITTAEEMAYPQAQEPKLAKELDRIGKENKVTVLGTGINPGLIMDLLVIALTGACTDIDYIKAKRVNDLSPFGPAVMGEQGVGNTLDEFKKRVEDNTLSGHVGFPESINMIADAIGWKLTDKVKQTKEPIVSNVYRKTPHVEVEPGKVAGCRMMGYGYMEEEVKIEMEHPQQIEPQLEGVNTGDYINIKGIPDISMAIKPEVPGGIGTIAMCVNMIPQVINASPGLKTMLDLPVPRAIMGDMRDLID from the coding sequence ATGAAAAAGGAAAATGTAAAAGTTATAATATGGGGTTTTGGTGCAATGGGAGCTGGAATGGCCGAAACTTTGTTAAAAAAGAAGGGTGTAGAAATAGTAGGGGCAATAGATATAGAACCAAAGTTAGGAAATAGTATATATGATTACATAGATATGGAAAGAGGAGATAATAAGGATATTATTATTAAATCTTCTGAGGAGGTAATAAAAGAAGGGGAGGCAGATATAGTTATTGTTGCTACCGACTCCTTTACGAGAAAGGCATTTGATAAAATAAAATATTGTTTAGAAAGAAAAATAAATGTTATAACTACCGCTGAAGAAATGGCTTACCCTCAAGCTCAAGAACCTAAATTAGCTAAAGAATTAGATAGAATAGGAAAAGAAAATAAAGTTACAGTATTAGGTACAGGAATTAATCCAGGTCTTATAATGGATTTATTAGTTATTGCTTTAACTGGCGCTTGTACAGATATAGATTATATTAAAGCAAAAAGGGTAAATGATTTATCTCCCTTTGGACCCGCTGTTATGGGGGAACAAGGAGTTGGAAATACTTTAGATGAATTTAAGAAACGAGTAGAAGACAACACTTTATCTGGCCATGTAGGTTTTCCTGAATCAATTAATATGATTGCAGATGCTATAGGTTGGAAACTTACTGATAAGGTGAAACAAACAAAAGAACCTATAGTTTCTAATGTATATAGGAAAACTCCTCATGTAGAGGTAGAGCCAGGAAAAGTTGCTGGTTGTAGAATGATGGGCTATGGATATATGGAAGAAGAGGTTAAAATTGAAATGGAACATCCTCAACAAATAGAACCGCAATTGGAAGGGGTCAACACTGGTGATTACATTAATATAAAAGGGATACCAGATATTAGTATGGCTATAAAACCTGAAGTACCTGGTGGTATTGGAACTATAGCTATGTGTGTAAACATGATTCCTCAAGTAATAAATGCATCTCCAGGATTAAAAACTATGCTTGATTTACCAGTACCTAGAGCAATTATGGGAGATATGAGAGATTTAATTGACTAG
- the ortA gene encoding 2-amino-4-oxopentanoate thiolase subunit OrtA — protein sequence MDAKKGNWVKIYNIVLEPGERSPNLPEDTQKVPLEMWDKGFLLNDKANIGDEVEVETYIGRIVKGKLIEVNPYYKHNFGEYIPELSYIGRQARVLLEEGGQNE from the coding sequence ATGGATGCTAAAAAAGGTAATTGGGTAAAGATTTATAATATAGTATTAGAGCCTGGTGAAAGATCCCCAAATTTACCCGAAGATACTCAAAAAGTTCCACTAGAAATGTGGGATAAAGGTTTTTTATTAAATGATAAAGCCAATATAGGTGATGAAGTTGAAGTGGAAACCTATATAGGTAGAATAGTTAAGGGGAAATTAATTGAGGTTAACCCTTATTATAAGCATAATTTTGGAGAATATATCCCTGAATTATCCTATATAGGTAGGCAAGCAAGAGTTTTATTAGAAGAAGGTGGACAAAATGAGTAA
- a CDS encoding sigma 54-interacting transcriptional regulator, giving the protein MINKDFEEILLQNILQYADLGIHVINKERITIVYNEEMAQLEGLNRKNVLNKDLLKIFPSLNKNSSTLVKVLETGKPVSNNTQTYLNYKGKSITTINTTIPLKNENQIIGALEIAKNITHVKKLSDQLMELQSELNDSYSNKNKGLRHYVFKDIIGNNKIFKKAVEIGRKASKTSSSVLIYGETGSGKELFAQSIHYEGIRKNNPFIAQNCAAIPDTLLEGILFGTEKGGFTGAISRPGIFEQANGGTLLLDEINSMPLSLQTKILRVLQEGYIRRVGGIKDIPIDVRIIATTNEEPLESIKKGRLRKDLFYRLNVISIKIPPLRERQDDISILCEHLIEKYNKKLFKDIWMVSDEVLRAFNKYFWPGNVRELENAIESSMNYISDDEHVLKKGDFISCSHIFEDKRLIKTYDDIDMSKPLPKILENIEKNLIINSLNNNSNNITKSADELGIKRQTLQHKIKKYQL; this is encoded by the coding sequence ATGATAAATAAGGATTTTGAAGAAATTCTATTGCAAAATATTTTGCAGTATGCGGATCTTGGTATTCATGTTATTAATAAGGAAAGAATAACTATTGTATATAATGAAGAAATGGCCCAATTAGAAGGATTAAATAGAAAGAATGTATTAAATAAGGATTTATTAAAGATTTTTCCCAGTTTAAATAAAAATAGTAGTACATTGGTGAAGGTTTTAGAAACGGGAAAACCAGTATCTAATAATACTCAAACCTATTTAAATTATAAGGGTAAAAGTATTACAACTATTAATACTACAATTCCTTTAAAAAATGAGAATCAAATTATTGGTGCTCTGGAAATTGCGAAAAATATTACCCATGTAAAAAAATTATCTGATCAGTTAATGGAATTACAAAGTGAATTAAATGATAGCTATAGTAATAAAAACAAGGGGCTAAGGCATTATGTATTTAAAGATATTATAGGTAATAATAAAATTTTTAAAAAGGCGGTAGAAATAGGTAGGAAAGCTAGTAAAACCTCATCTAGTGTATTGATTTATGGTGAGACAGGCTCTGGGAAGGAATTATTTGCCCAAAGTATACACTATGAAGGAATAAGAAAAAATAATCCCTTTATTGCCCAAAACTGTGCCGCAATCCCTGATACATTATTAGAGGGGATTTTATTTGGAACGGAGAAGGGGGGCTTTACAGGGGCCATAAGTAGACCAGGAATATTTGAACAAGCTAATGGTGGTACTTTATTATTAGATGAAATAAACTCTATGCCTTTATCCCTTCAAACTAAAATATTACGAGTTTTACAGGAGGGTTATATTAGGAGAGTTGGAGGAATAAAAGACATACCTATTGATGTAAGGATTATTGCCACAACAAATGAAGAGCCCTTAGAAAGTATTAAAAAAGGCAGGCTTAGGAAGGATTTATTTTACAGGTTAAATGTAATATCTATTAAGATCCCACCTTTAAGGGAAAGACAAGACGATATTTCTATACTCTGTGAACATCTCATTGAGAAATATAATAAAAAGCTATTTAAGGATATATGGATGGTTTCCGATGAGGTTTTAAGGGCTTTTAATAAATACTTTTGGCCAGGAAATGTACGGGAATTAGAAAATGCTATTGAATCTTCAATGAATTACATTTCTGATGATGAACATGTATTAAAAAAGGGGGATTTTATTTCTTGTAGCCATATATTTGAGGATAAAAGACTTATAAAGACCTATGATGATATAGATATGTCAAAGCCCTTACCTAAAATACTAGAGAATATTGAAAAAAATCTTATTATAAATTCTTTAAATAATAATAGTAATAATATTACCAAATCTGCCGATGAATTGGGAATTAAAAGACAAACATTACAGCATAAAATTAAGAAATACCAACTTTAG